The following are from one region of the Leucobacter sp. Psy1 genome:
- the thrB gene encoding homoserine kinase codes for MSQSEARAVRVHVPATSANLGPGFDTLGLALAYGDELVAVTREEPGASVRVTGVGEGTVPTDASNLVVRSAAHVYARLGRAMPGIDIQAHNRIPHGRGMGSSGSAIVAGVMIAAGLLESDPEFPIELSEDDLLGYATELEGHPDNVAPALFGGLTIAWTAPTGPRFKRLLVHRGVSPLVLVPEFEVSTAHARSLQPAHVPYEDAVFNLSRSSLLIAALTQSPELLFEATEDRLHQNYRAEAMPQTRDLVRALRDAGHAAVVSGAGPSIMVLAGDPGERLAAADLAAAHGGDWTPLILAVDILGATVEAVPADATLSSSGTE; via the coding sequence ATGAGCCAGTCCGAGGCGCGCGCCGTCCGCGTGCATGTTCCCGCGACGAGCGCGAACCTCGGTCCCGGCTTCGACACCCTCGGATTGGCGCTCGCGTACGGTGACGAGCTCGTCGCCGTCACCCGCGAGGAACCGGGGGCGTCAGTGCGGGTCACCGGAGTGGGAGAGGGGACGGTCCCGACCGACGCCTCGAACCTCGTGGTTCGCTCAGCGGCGCACGTTTACGCGCGTCTCGGACGAGCGATGCCCGGAATCGACATCCAGGCGCACAACCGGATCCCTCACGGACGGGGCATGGGGTCGTCGGGATCCGCAATCGTTGCCGGCGTGATGATCGCGGCGGGCCTCCTCGAGAGCGACCCCGAGTTTCCCATCGAGCTCTCCGAGGACGACCTGCTGGGATACGCGACCGAACTCGAGGGTCACCCCGACAACGTCGCCCCTGCGCTCTTCGGAGGGTTGACGATTGCGTGGACCGCCCCCACCGGGCCCCGCTTCAAGCGTCTGCTCGTGCACCGGGGGGTCTCGCCGCTCGTCCTCGTACCCGAATTCGAGGTGTCGACGGCGCACGCGCGGAGCCTGCAGCCGGCGCACGTGCCCTACGAGGATGCCGTCTTCAATCTCTCGCGCTCGTCGCTGCTCATCGCCGCACTGACCCAGAGCCCTGAGCTGCTCTTCGAAGCGACCGAGGATCGGCTGCACCAGAACTACCGCGCCGAGGCGATGCCCCAGACCCGTGACCTCGTCCGCGCACTGCGCGACGCCGGCCACGCCGCCGTCGTGTCGGGTGCCGGCCCGTCGATCATGGTCCTCGCGGGCGACCCGGGCGAGCGCCTTGCCGCCGCCGACCTCGCCGCCGCTCACGGGGGAGACTGGACGCCGCTGATCCTCGCCGTCGACATCTTGGGTGCTACAGTGGAAGCGGTTCCCGCCGACGCGACGCTTTCGTCGTCCGGCACCGAGTGA
- a CDS encoding homoserine dehydrogenase, which translates to MNAYRDLRVAVLGCGSVGSQVARLILEEGDELAARVGARLTLVGIAVRDLDAPRDAELPRELFTTDAERLVLDADVVVELMGGIEPARSLIVRALEGGADVVTANKALIAAHGPELRAASEQVGAQLSYEAAVAGAIPIIRPLEWSLAGDRITRVMGIVNGSTNYILDRMDRFGDTAEDAMRVAADLGFLEADPTLDVEGYDAAQKATILASIAFHTEVPVDKVHREGIREITAEQIETAKNAGSVIKLLAVAERLSASDGTQGVSARVYPALISRDHPLAAVHEGKNAVFVEAEAAGELMFYGAGAGGVETASAVLGDLVSAARRHVVGGPGMLGSNHAALPILPVGEVTTAYQVILEVRDQAGVLATIAGLLAQHGVSAESVEQSVPADAEGTATLVIGTHRAREADLAAMVDDLRSSDVVTSVVSVLRREGNA; encoded by the coding sequence GTGAATGCATACCGTGACCTGCGTGTAGCCGTACTCGGCTGCGGCTCGGTGGGGTCCCAGGTGGCCCGGCTGATCCTTGAGGAGGGCGACGAGCTCGCTGCGCGCGTCGGAGCGCGCCTCACGCTCGTGGGGATCGCGGTGCGCGACCTTGACGCGCCGCGTGACGCCGAACTGCCGCGCGAACTTTTCACGACGGACGCCGAGCGGCTCGTTCTCGACGCCGATGTCGTCGTCGAGCTCATGGGCGGTATCGAGCCGGCCCGCTCGCTCATCGTGCGCGCGCTCGAGGGCGGAGCCGACGTGGTGACGGCGAACAAGGCTCTCATCGCGGCGCACGGCCCCGAGTTGCGCGCCGCCTCCGAGCAGGTGGGCGCCCAGCTGTCGTACGAGGCGGCGGTGGCCGGGGCGATCCCGATCATCCGACCGCTGGAGTGGAGTCTCGCGGGCGACCGCATCACCCGCGTGATGGGCATCGTGAACGGTTCGACGAACTACATCCTCGACCGGATGGATCGGTTCGGCGACACGGCGGAGGACGCCATGCGGGTCGCCGCAGATCTCGGCTTCCTCGAAGCGGACCCGACGCTCGATGTCGAGGGCTACGATGCGGCGCAGAAGGCCACGATCCTCGCGAGCATCGCCTTCCACACCGAAGTTCCCGTCGACAAGGTGCACCGCGAGGGCATTCGCGAGATCACGGCGGAGCAGATCGAGACCGCCAAGAACGCCGGCTCGGTCATCAAGCTCCTCGCAGTCGCTGAACGCCTCTCGGCTTCGGACGGCACCCAGGGCGTATCCGCACGCGTGTACCCCGCGCTCATCAGCCGGGACCACCCTCTCGCCGCCGTGCACGAGGGGAAGAACGCCGTATTCGTCGAGGCCGAAGCCGCAGGCGAGCTCATGTTCTACGGCGCAGGTGCCGGTGGCGTCGAGACCGCATCAGCGGTGCTCGGCGACCTGGTCTCGGCTGCGCGCCGCCACGTGGTCGGGGGGCCAGGAATGCTCGGTTCGAATCACGCCGCGCTGCCAATCCTGCCCGTCGGCGAGGTGACGACGGCCTACCAGGTGATCCTCGAGGTGCGCGACCAGGCGGGCGTGCTCGCAACGATCGCCGGCCTGCTCGCCCAGCACGGCGTCTCCGCCGAGAGCGTCGAGCAGTCGGTTCCCGCCGATGCGGAGGGGACGGCCACCCTCGTCATCGGCACGCACCGCGCACGCGAGGCTGATCTCGCCGCCATGGTCGACGACCTGCGCAGCAGCGACGTCGTCACGAGCGTCGTCAGCGTGCTCCGTCGCGAGGGGAACGCCTGA
- the lysA gene encoding diaminopimelate decarboxylase produces the protein MTEALNAVDPRVFPPSARRGSGGNLQVASVDANELVERFGSPLYIIDEDAARERARQVRDALQREATRIGTEATVYYAGKAFLCVAVAQWMVEEGLSVDVASGGELAVALAAGVDPAHIGFHGNNKSISEIERAVAAGVGTIVLDSEIEIQRVADAAAAAGVRQRVSLRVNSGVHASTHDFLATSHEDQKFGQPLDAAPRLVSAILTHAHLDFVGLHCHIGSQIFATDGFRESARRLLGVYQELAELTGAPVPELNLGGGFGIAYTPSEADDLPDVDDIARELADLVSETCAALGLQVPKLAFEPGRTIIGQAGITLYTVGTTKPVALAGSDAGVDPADLGFAERLYVSVDGGMSDNARPALYGADYHVRIANRTSDAEPALVRVVGKHCESGDIVVQRDLLPGDVVPGDLLAVAATGAYCWSLSSTYNYVPRPPVVAVSGGAARMIVRGQTEDELLAQSV, from the coding sequence ATGACCGAGGCGCTCAACGCCGTCGACCCGCGCGTCTTCCCGCCGTCGGCGCGGCGTGGTTCCGGCGGTAACCTGCAGGTCGCGAGCGTGGATGCGAACGAACTGGTCGAGCGCTTCGGCAGTCCGCTCTACATTATCGACGAGGACGCCGCGCGGGAGCGGGCCCGCCAGGTGCGGGACGCGCTGCAGCGAGAGGCGACGCGGATCGGCACGGAGGCCACGGTCTACTACGCGGGCAAGGCGTTCCTCTGCGTCGCCGTCGCCCAGTGGATGGTCGAGGAGGGATTGTCAGTCGACGTCGCCAGCGGAGGCGAACTCGCGGTGGCACTCGCGGCCGGCGTCGACCCGGCCCACATCGGATTCCACGGTAACAACAAGTCGATCTCCGAGATCGAGCGAGCGGTCGCGGCGGGCGTCGGCACCATCGTGCTGGACAGCGAGATCGAAATCCAGCGCGTCGCGGACGCGGCTGCAGCCGCGGGCGTGCGGCAGCGGGTGAGCCTGCGCGTGAACAGCGGTGTCCACGCATCGACGCACGACTTCCTCGCGACCTCGCACGAGGATCAGAAGTTCGGACAACCGCTCGACGCCGCACCACGGCTCGTCTCGGCGATCCTGACGCATGCCCACCTCGACTTCGTCGGGCTGCACTGCCACATCGGCTCCCAGATCTTCGCCACTGACGGATTCCGGGAATCCGCCAGACGCTTGCTCGGCGTCTACCAGGAGCTGGCCGAATTGACCGGTGCTCCAGTGCCCGAATTGAATCTCGGCGGGGGATTCGGGATCGCCTACACCCCGTCCGAGGCCGATGACCTGCCAGATGTCGACGACATCGCGCGGGAACTCGCCGACCTCGTCTCGGAGACCTGCGCGGCACTCGGCCTGCAGGTGCCGAAACTCGCTTTCGAGCCCGGCCGCACCATCATCGGCCAGGCAGGAATCACGCTGTACACCGTGGGCACGACGAAACCCGTCGCGCTCGCGGGAAGTGACGCCGGTGTCGACCCTGCGGACCTGGGGTTCGCCGAGCGCCTATATGTGAGCGTGGACGGCGGCATGAGCGACAACGCTCGGCCGGCGCTCTACGGAGCCGACTACCACGTTCGGATCGCGAACCGCACGAGTGACGCCGAGCCGGCGCTCGTGCGCGTGGTCGGCAAGCACTGCGAATCCGGGGACATCGTGGTGCAGCGCGACTTGCTGCCCGGAGATGTCGTGCCGGGAGACCTGCTCGCCGTTGCGGCGACCGGTGCGTACTGCTGGTCGCTATCGAGCACCTACAACTACGTTCCACGACCGCCGGTGGTGGCCGTGAGCGGGGGAGCCGCCCGAATGATCGTGCGCGGCCAGACCGAGGACGAGCTCCTCGCGCAGAGCGTCTGA